The proteins below are encoded in one region of Haematospirillum jordaniae:
- a CDS encoding phage baseplate assembly protein V, with product MSQWGIADLERRLANMVRIAIIEAVDQTNRKIRVTAKGFLSAWLPWPTETGRNFRRWRPLRPGQQVVLVAPSGDLTRAVIAGMLYSHSLDAPDNNENRDTILFDDGTCLQYDSADHHLCMTVGQSTVSIRQDSLRLSSGESSLLINDAGITLKGARIDLN from the coding sequence ATGAGCCAGTGGGGAATTGCAGACCTAGAGCGACGCTTGGCCAATATGGTCCGCATTGCGATCATTGAGGCCGTAGACCAAACAAACAGGAAAATCCGCGTGACCGCCAAGGGCTTTCTCAGTGCGTGGCTGCCATGGCCTACGGAAACAGGGCGTAATTTTCGTCGTTGGCGTCCTTTACGTCCGGGGCAACAGGTGGTTCTGGTTGCTCCATCGGGTGATCTGACCCGCGCTGTTATAGCCGGTATGCTTTACAGCCACAGTCTGGACGCACCCGACAACAACGAAAATCGGGATACAATCCTGTTTGATGACGGAACGTGCCTTCAATACGACAGTGCCGATCATCATCTGTGTATGACCGTGGGGCAAAGTACTGTCAGCATCAGACAGGACAGTCTTCGCCTGTCATCGGGCGAAAGCTCCTTGCTCATCAATGATGCCGGCATTACCCTGAAGGGAGCACGTATTGATCTCAACTGA
- a CDS encoding PAAR domain-containing protein, producing MPAVTRKSDPCTGHDLFPPRDSTEGSPSVFVNSRPIHRKGDAWADHCDPSPSCHTSTLAEGSTSVFANGQAVGRIGDPISCGSTVAEGSPSVFAG from the coding sequence ATGCCCGCTGTTACCCGCAAGAGTGATCCCTGTACAGGCCACGACCTTTTTCCACCACGAGACAGTACAGAAGGGAGCCCATCGGTCTTTGTCAATAGCCGTCCGATACACCGCAAGGGAGACGCGTGGGCGGATCATTGTGATCCCTCTCCATCATGCCATACCAGCACGTTGGCAGAGGGTTCGACCTCGGTCTTTGCCAACGGTCAGGCCGTAGGGCGGATCGGAGACCCGATCAGCTGCGGCTCAACCGTCGCCGAAGGCTCTCCATCGGTCTTTGCTGGATAA
- a CDS encoding GPW/gp25 family protein: MNGTNAKTGKHLSGLDHLSQSVRDILTTPVGSRVMRRDYGSRLYQLVDAPINQNILLELYAATAEALNRWEPRLKLQRVHARSARPGCVVLELTGEYMPGKYIITLDGIEIT; encoded by the coding sequence ATGAACGGAACAAATGCAAAAACGGGCAAACACCTGTCCGGCCTTGACCATCTCTCGCAAAGCGTCCGGGATATCCTGACGACCCCTGTGGGCAGCCGTGTCATGCGTCGTGACTATGGCAGCCGGCTTTATCAGCTGGTTGATGCCCCCATAAACCAAAACATCTTGCTGGAGCTGTACGCAGCAACCGCCGAGGCCCTGAACCGTTGGGAGCCACGCCTGAAATTACAGCGGGTCCATGCTCGCAGTGCACGGCCGGGCTGTGTGGTTCTGGAGCTGACCGGAGAGTACATGCCCGGCAAGTACATCATTACTCTCGACGGAATAGAAATAACCTGA
- a CDS encoding baseplate assembly protein: MAHGFTAVDLSRLPSPNVVETLDYEAIFSDMLEDLQKRDPVFKALLESDPAYKILEIAAYRELLLRQRVNEAARGVMLAYATGADLDNLGALLGVVRKTLLPGDPKAVPPVLPVLENDDDFRRRIQLAPEGFSTAGPAGAYVFYALTVDGVADASVRSPAPGEVEVTILSRSGNGTADTVLLQGVQDILSSDEIRPLTDKVAVRSATIHEYDINATLYFHPGPGREQALEQARKAIAAAIARPRRLGLDVTLSELYAALHQPGVQRVELTSPQQTITVSAGEAAWCQSITLKDGGVDA; this comes from the coding sequence ATGGCGCATGGATTTACAGCTGTAGACCTGTCCCGGCTCCCTTCCCCCAATGTAGTGGAAACGCTGGATTATGAAGCAATCTTTTCAGACATGCTGGAAGACCTGCAAAAGCGCGACCCCGTATTCAAGGCGTTGCTGGAAAGTGATCCTGCATACAAAATCCTAGAAATAGCGGCCTATCGCGAACTGCTGTTGCGGCAACGTGTTAACGAAGCAGCCCGTGGCGTGATGCTGGCGTATGCCACAGGGGCAGACCTAGATAATCTGGGAGCCTTGCTAGGCGTTGTACGCAAAACACTGCTGCCCGGCGACCCAAAGGCGGTGCCACCCGTTTTACCAGTTCTGGAAAACGATGATGATTTTCGCCGCCGGATTCAGCTGGCTCCCGAAGGTTTCAGCACAGCTGGTCCTGCGGGGGCCTATGTTTTCTATGCCCTGACGGTTGATGGCGTCGCAGACGCCAGTGTACGCAGCCCTGCCCCCGGTGAGGTAGAGGTTACAATCCTGTCGCGCAGCGGCAATGGTACTGCGGACACCGTGCTGCTGCAAGGCGTGCAGGATATCTTGTCTTCCGACGAGATCCGCCCCCTGACAGACAAGGTTGCTGTCCGCAGCGCCACGATCCATGAATACGATATCAATGCAACGCTGTACTTTCACCCCGGCCCGGGGCGTGAACAGGCACTTGAACAGGCCCGGAAGGCGATTGCCGCTGCGATTGCTCGCCCGCGTCGCCTAGGCTTGGACGTAACCTTGTCGGAGCTTTACGCCGCCCTGCACCAACCTGGTGTCCAAAGGGTCGAGCTAACCAGTCCGCAACAAACGATAACGGTCAGTGCGGGCGAAGCAGCCTGGTGCCAATCCATAACCCTGAAGGATGGGGGCGTTGATGCCTGA
- a CDS encoding phage tail protein I has translation MPEYCPSLLPGNATPAERALEQTLARLSDVPVPLRSLWNPDTCQPEHLPWLAWALSVDNWDPSWPTDVKRRHVSKAIDIQRRKGTAKSVRTVVNTFGANLLLQEWWQTHPPKAPHTFNLHLTLGDDTPSDAAWQQDIIREVERTKPVRSHFTLTVGKAATGGATLTGALCPVTAKRLMADEEPLARKVHIGLKSVACKADFLRLDLNARRFVCCGGFGASGALRIASYTRIH, from the coding sequence ATGCCTGAATACTGTCCTAGTCTTTTGCCCGGTAATGCCACACCGGCCGAGCGTGCTCTGGAACAAACACTCGCCCGATTGTCAGATGTTCCGGTTCCCCTACGATCCCTGTGGAATCCGGATACCTGCCAGCCTGAGCACTTGCCTTGGCTGGCTTGGGCGCTATCCGTTGACAACTGGGATCCATCTTGGCCAACCGATGTCAAGCGCCGGCATGTAAGCAAAGCCATTGATATCCAGCGACGCAAGGGAACAGCTAAATCTGTACGAACAGTTGTCAATACCTTTGGTGCCAACCTGTTGCTACAGGAATGGTGGCAGACACATCCGCCCAAGGCCCCTCATACATTCAACCTGCACCTGACCTTGGGTGACGATACACCGTCGGATGCCGCTTGGCAGCAAGACATCATCCGCGAGGTCGAGCGCACCAAGCCTGTACGGTCCCATTTCACGCTGACAGTCGGCAAGGCTGCAACAGGTGGAGCGACCCTGACAGGGGCATTATGCCCGGTTACAGCCAAGCGCCTGATGGCTGATGAAGAGCCGCTAGCCCGGAAGGTCCACATAGGTCTGAAGAGTGTTGCCTGTAAGGCTGACTTCTTGCGCCTGGATCTCAACGCGCGACGTTTTGTCTGCTGTGGTGGATTCGGGGCAAGTGGTGCCCTGCGCATAGCCAGTTATACGCGCATTCATTGA
- a CDS encoding two-partner secretion domain-containing protein, translating into MHTLTRAFRWLQKASALLAALFYPLSPVLVHAQPVTNTERAFDDQSRSGIPLFNINTPNSSGVSNNLHHTFDVPSRGAIDNNSAIAAYSKLEAGFIEGNPNLTPGHEAELIIHQVIGGTRSQMDGLLEVVGPTARVVVINEDGITCNSCGFINTSRATLSTGAAIFNEQGELERFDVRGGDILFDGTGFDATKEDQSIGQIDLVARTIALREKAKVKGLTLNVVMGTNRVDANSLAADPITVDTPAPDIALDVAALGGMYARQISLVATEDGAGVNMNGAMASASSLTLDAKGYIRLGSGSSLSAGTDTTITTTARFENAGTIKSSGSISVAAHTVDNTGTIDAGTSVSIGAIDTIKNSGTIKSGQKTTLAAGRRVENRGTVLSDGDSVIDAPFVLNDGGKIIGKNTLDIGYAKGEEGRSESVVNRNGTIEASSGRLHVKAKSIVNEGTAPTVRIKDTVRKSIEKSDPVNPGEDIRNRLVSADILAPDGSVDPGKRDDYLLLLETFFSGTVSGDTPLDPRIISLLRTSALDKDNPDRSKAAWVAYFQNLSGKAFEAGVPSLVDFMRDLLVEEARVVPVVAADDSTADDSAVDEPVVEQVDPFPVKDAYRTRYIALWEKLASGQALDDTTLSAIDPKYIKDGTILPEVSALWQAIRAGSGAGYDILVTITEDALNDDGVLATIRSGGGLSLDADSIRNVYGEIRAGQDLKISARTVTNIAFGASRTRHEVHKRACYSCHQGTLDFVNTFGGVIEAGGILDIEAEQVNNLTIGSRSAAEMLAEINSQTGDKGHVDELHDRQAATTPRPRRASPGQEYRVPSTPGAETSTLLTLRTELEEILQIAKSDLPAEKPGDQKAFLSSAYLLDRLNYGPMAAQHEPGLSEILSLDRTAWPGGAGADNVGPAQDIAAGADRFLSENLVQALASPPVLENGTVPLSAAMAFLNRRNGALVAGNTTTITAGDIRQRGGGQIKSTGDATLAARTIDLERGELAAGGDMSVSGHDTVRLAGTRVKADGNLAVKSQAGHVAIEGLKEETRFTRASYAERRVGNPDCAAGRSDCDAYRTVRTKIGGGSGTAVTHRGSTVDVGGTLTVEAGGTVSVLGSKVEAAGNTALKAGGDLVVGATRDEHTYAGTIGRSTHSAHSQRSRGSSISTGGTLTAEADGAVSVLGSKVEAAGNATLKAGRGLVVGATRDVSSDAGSSGRSTRSAYAERLQGSSVLSGGDVRLSGTDIGIEASRVSADGRLDVVAGNALSVAAGAQASRYASSSTSKGRGLFRKKKTEHVNESRLTYESSVLSGGRAVSLDAGGDMEIAGSRIQSGGNIDITALGELRVTSLHEQYVHAYRVKKSGAFGGFLGGRGFRTEQHAFTGIKGSDVSSVADLTTESGSDTTIRASRVSAGGTLTLRVGKGRFAAPDARLHLLSDTERDVLSVSEHRDGGLKWTMTERGHEREVVRHALLESGGDFVIESPGGIVVEYRATGDLATDLDQLSQAPGLGYLATLRTLPGVDWKGVEETYRSWHDQKSGIGGGTMALIALATAVLTAGATASLAANIVGVAEVPAGTSVSAGMATMSMAGATYAGTAAQLTAMTMTNAVLAGVAGTVSTSVANGAVSGDMQGALRSIVSSNTLRSLVVSALTAGLTQGVSDGLGFDGGITRAGTEAGSTASTGATAATTTAGATAATTTTAAAGATAATTGATAAGAGVASAAGHLAGLGQTVAQAAINTGVLAVVDMAVNGEGLDTAARSALVTGAVNVVSAQVFQGIGDLGVEFGISDGDVRKVLVHAAAGCGIGAATSGSCLAGAVGAGLQELASPVLDVCPTMPG; encoded by the coding sequence ATGCACACACTGACACGCGCCTTTCGTTGGCTCCAGAAAGCATCCGCCTTGCTTGCGGCCCTGTTTTACCCGCTCTCTCCTGTTCTGGTCCACGCCCAGCCGGTCACGAACACGGAACGTGCCTTTGACGACCAGTCAAGGAGCGGGATCCCGCTCTTCAACATCAACACGCCCAACAGCAGTGGCGTATCAAACAATCTGCACCATACGTTCGATGTCCCGTCGCGCGGAGCCATCGACAACAATTCGGCCATTGCCGCCTACTCAAAGCTTGAAGCGGGATTTATCGAGGGCAATCCCAACCTGACCCCCGGGCATGAGGCCGAGCTGATCATCCATCAGGTCATCGGCGGTACCCGCTCGCAGATGGACGGTCTGCTGGAAGTGGTCGGACCGACAGCCCGCGTCGTTGTGATCAACGAGGATGGCATCACCTGTAACAGCTGTGGCTTCATCAATACCAGCCGGGCAACTCTCTCGACCGGGGCGGCCATTTTCAATGAGCAGGGTGAGCTGGAGCGTTTTGATGTCCGCGGCGGCGATATCCTGTTCGACGGAACGGGTTTTGATGCCACCAAGGAAGATCAATCCATCGGTCAGATCGATCTTGTTGCCCGCACCATTGCCCTGCGTGAAAAAGCCAAGGTCAAGGGCCTCACGCTGAACGTTGTCATGGGGACGAACAGGGTTGATGCCAACAGCCTCGCGGCCGACCCGATAACCGTTGATACCCCGGCCCCGGACATCGCCCTCGATGTTGCCGCCCTGGGCGGAATGTATGCCAGGCAGATTTCCCTTGTTGCCACCGAGGACGGGGCCGGCGTCAACATGAACGGCGCGATGGCCTCGGCTTCCAGCCTGACGCTTGATGCAAAGGGGTATATCCGCCTTGGATCCGGGTCCAGCCTGTCCGCCGGCACGGACACCACCATCACAACAACAGCCCGGTTCGAGAACGCCGGTACCATAAAAAGTTCAGGCAGCATTTCTGTCGCGGCTCATACGGTTGACAACACAGGCACCATCGATGCGGGCACATCGGTTTCGATCGGGGCTATTGATACCATCAAGAACAGCGGGACGATCAAGTCCGGGCAGAAGACAACCCTGGCCGCCGGGCGGCGGGTCGAGAACAGGGGCACGGTGCTCTCTGACGGGGACAGTGTCATCGACGCGCCGTTTGTTCTCAACGATGGCGGAAAGATCATTGGCAAAAACACGCTCGATATCGGCTATGCGAAAGGAGAGGAGGGACGGTCCGAATCTGTCGTGAACAGGAACGGCACGATAGAGGCCAGTAGCGGCCGTTTACATGTCAAGGCCAAGTCCATTGTCAACGAGGGAACGGCCCCGACCGTCAGGATCAAGGACACGGTCAGAAAGTCAATAGAAAAGTCTGACCCCGTAAATCCGGGCGAGGATATTCGCAATCGCCTGGTGTCAGCGGATATCCTCGCGCCGGATGGTTCCGTTGACCCTGGAAAGCGTGACGACTACCTGCTCCTTCTGGAGACTTTCTTTTCCGGCACGGTCTCAGGGGATACGCCTCTGGACCCCCGTATTATCAGCCTGCTTCGCACGTCTGCCCTTGACAAGGACAATCCCGACAGGTCGAAAGCGGCCTGGGTGGCCTACTTCCAGAACCTGAGCGGAAAGGCTTTCGAGGCCGGAGTCCCCTCTCTCGTTGATTTCATGCGCGACCTGCTGGTTGAGGAGGCGCGCGTTGTACCGGTCGTTGCTGCAGATGACAGTACCGCAGACGACAGCGCTGTTGATGAACCGGTTGTGGAGCAAGTCGACCCGTTCCCTGTCAAGGACGCCTACAGGACGCGGTATATTGCCCTCTGGGAGAAACTTGCCAGCGGACAGGCGCTGGACGACACAACCCTGTCCGCGATTGACCCGAAATACATCAAGGACGGGACCATCCTGCCCGAAGTCAGTGCGCTGTGGCAAGCAATCCGTGCCGGTTCAGGAGCGGGCTACGATATCCTGGTGACGATCACCGAGGATGCCCTCAACGATGATGGTGTGCTGGCCACGATCCGTTCCGGCGGCGGCCTGTCGCTGGATGCCGACAGTATCCGCAATGTTTACGGAGAAATCCGGGCCGGGCAGGACCTGAAGATCTCGGCCCGGACCGTAACCAATATTGCGTTCGGGGCCAGCCGTACCCGTCACGAGGTTCACAAACGCGCCTGCTACAGCTGTCACCAAGGCACCCTTGATTTCGTCAATACCTTCGGGGGGGTGATTGAGGCCGGTGGCATACTGGATATCGAGGCGGAACAGGTCAACAACCTGACGATCGGCAGCCGCAGCGCCGCAGAGATGCTGGCAGAGATCAACAGCCAGACGGGCGATAAAGGTCATGTCGACGAGCTTCACGATCGACAGGCCGCGACAACACCCAGGCCGAGACGGGCCAGCCCCGGTCAGGAGTACCGTGTCCCCAGCACTCCGGGGGCAGAGACCTCCACATTGCTCACCCTGAGGACGGAGCTGGAGGAAATCCTGCAAATTGCCAAAAGCGATCTTCCCGCCGAGAAACCCGGTGACCAGAAAGCCTTCCTGTCATCGGCGTATCTTCTTGATCGCCTCAATTACGGCCCCATGGCCGCACAGCACGAACCGGGCCTGTCTGAAATCCTGTCGCTGGATCGTACGGCATGGCCGGGCGGGGCGGGAGCCGACAACGTTGGCCCCGCGCAAGACATTGCGGCCGGTGCAGACCGCTTCCTCAGCGAGAACCTTGTGCAGGCCCTGGCATCCCCGCCGGTACTGGAAAATGGAACCGTTCCGCTTTCTGCGGCCATGGCCTTCCTGAACCGCCGGAATGGTGCGCTGGTGGCCGGGAACACCACAACCATCACCGCCGGTGACATCAGGCAGCGCGGGGGCGGGCAGATCAAAAGCACGGGCGATGCAACCCTTGCGGCAAGAACCATTGATCTGGAACGTGGCGAGCTTGCCGCCGGCGGGGACATGTCTGTATCCGGCCATGACACCGTCCGCCTTGCTGGCACCAGGGTCAAAGCCGATGGCAATCTTGCCGTCAAAAGCCAGGCCGGTCATGTCGCGATCGAAGGCCTGAAGGAAGAAACCCGTTTTACCCGGGCCTCCTATGCCGAGCGGCGTGTAGGCAACCCGGACTGTGCCGCAGGCAGGAGCGACTGTGACGCATACAGGACCGTCCGGACAAAGATTGGCGGGGGATCCGGAACAGCGGTTACCCATCGTGGCAGTACGGTTGATGTGGGCGGCACCCTGACGGTTGAGGCCGGTGGTACGGTTTCCGTTCTGGGCTCGAAAGTTGAGGCTGCCGGCAATACGGCGCTGAAGGCCGGCGGTGATCTTGTTGTCGGTGCTACGCGCGATGAGCACACCTATGCTGGGACCATCGGCCGAAGCACACACAGCGCGCATTCCCAACGCTCCCGGGGATCATCCATTTCCACGGGCGGTACCCTGACGGCTGAAGCGGATGGCGCGGTTTCCGTTCTGGGGTCGAAGGTTGAGGCTGCCGGTAATGCGACGCTGAAAGCCGGTCGTGGTCTTGTTGTCGGTGCAACGCGGGATGTGTCCAGCGATGCGGGAAGCAGCGGCAGAAGCACGCGGAGTGCGTATGCTGAGCGCCTTCAGGGATCATCGGTTTTGTCCGGTGGCGATGTCCGCCTGTCGGGTACGGATATCGGCATCGAGGCCTCGCGGGTTTCGGCCGACGGCAGGCTGGATGTGGTCGCCGGCAATGCCCTGTCTGTGGCAGCGGGTGCGCAGGCCTCGCGCTATGCGTCCAGTTCAACCTCGAAAGGCCGGGGTCTTTTCAGGAAGAAGAAGACCGAGCATGTCAACGAGAGCCGGCTGACCTATGAAAGCAGCGTCCTTTCGGGGGGACGCGCCGTATCGCTGGATGCCGGCGGTGACATGGAGATTGCCGGGTCCCGGATCCAGAGCGGCGGCAATATCGACATTACCGCCCTGGGCGAACTGCGTGTCACATCACTGCACGAGCAGTATGTGCACGCGTACCGGGTCAAGAAATCCGGTGCCTTTGGGGGCTTCCTGGGGGGACGTGGCTTCCGTACGGAGCAGCATGCCTTTACCGGCATAAAAGGCTCTGATGTCAGCTCTGTTGCGGATCTGACGACGGAGTCCGGATCCGACACCACCATCCGCGCCAGTCGTGTTTCCGCCGGTGGCACCCTGACCCTGCGGGTCGGGAAGGGTCGCTTTGCGGCCCCGGATGCCAGGCTGCACCTTCTCTCGGACACGGAACGCGATGTCCTGTCGGTTTCGGAACACCGGGACGGTGGCCTGAAGTGGACGATGACAGAACGTGGCCACGAACGGGAGGTGGTCCGGCACGCCCTTCTGGAGTCCGGCGGTGACTTTGTGATCGAAAGCCCGGGCGGTATCGTGGTCGAATACCGTGCGACCGGCGACCTGGCGACCGACCTTGACCAGCTTTCACAGGCCCCCGGCCTTGGTTATCTGGCAACGCTCCGGACCCTGCCGGGGGTTGACTGGAAGGGCGTGGAAGAGACCTACCGCAGCTGGCATGACCAGAAAAGCGGCATAGGTGGCGGGACCATGGCCCTGATTGCCCTTGCCACCGCTGTTCTGACTGCCGGGGCCACGGCCAGCCTGGCTGCCAATATCGTCGGTGTTGCCGAAGTGCCAGCCGGCACGTCGGTGTCGGCTGGCATGGCCACCATGTCGATGGCCGGTGCCACCTATGCCGGAACAGCGGCCCAGCTGACAGCCATGACCATGACAAACGCCGTCCTGGCCGGTGTTGCGGGGACTGTCTCGACCTCTGTTGCCAACGGCGCGGTGTCCGGTGACATGCAGGGTGCGCTGCGTTCCATTGTTTCCAGCAACACCCTGCGGTCCCTGGTGGTCAGTGCCCTGACGGCCGGCCTGACCCAGGGGGTCAGTGATGGCCTGGGGTTTGACGGCGGCATAACCAGAGCCGGCACCGAAGCCGGGTCAACAGCCAGTACCGGGGCCACCGCCGCGACAACAACAGCCGGGGCGACGGCTGCAACCACCACCACGGCCGCAGCCGGAGCCACAGCGGCAACCACCGGTGCTACCGCAGCCGGGGCAGGCGTTGCCAGTGCGGCAGGGCATCTGGCCGGACTGGGGCAGACAGTGGCGCAGGCCGCGATCAACACCGGTGTGCTGGCCGTTGTGGATATGGCTGTCAACGGAGAAGGTCTGGACACTGCGGCCCGTTCGGCGCTGGTGACCGGTGCGGTCAACGTTGTGTCGGCGCAGGTGTTCCAGGGCATCGGGGATCTGGGGGTTGAATTCGGGATCAGCGACGGCGACGTGCGCAAGGTTCTGGTGCACGCGGCTGCCGGCTGCGGCATCGGGGCGGCAACCAGCGGGTCGTGCCTAGCCGGTGCGGTCGGGGCGGGCCTGCAGGAACTGGCCAGCCCGGTCCTTGACGTCTGTCCGACAATGCCTGGGTGA
- the cas2 gene encoding CRISPR-associated endonuclease Cas2: MWVLVMFDLPVGTRAQAKAATDFRNFLLDEGFERSQFSAYGRFVNGKEALEARIRRIKQALPDKGDVQILALTDRQFRNIVHFSNQDRRRARENPSQLVLL, from the coding sequence ATGTGGGTGCTGGTCATGTTCGACCTGCCGGTCGGGACCAGGGCCCAGGCCAAGGCTGCTACGGACTTCCGGAATTTTCTCCTTGATGAAGGCTTTGAACGCAGCCAGTTTTCGGCTTATGGTCGTTTTGTGAATGGGAAGGAGGCTCTTGAGGCCCGCATTCGTCGCATTAAACAGGCCTTGCCCGACAAGGGTGACGTCCAGATTTTGGCTCTTACGGACCGTCAGTTCCGCAACATCGTTCACTTTTCGAACCAAGACCGGCGGAGGGCCCGCGAAAATCCGTCGCAACTGGTGTTGCTATAG
- the cas1 gene encoding type II CRISPR-associated endonuclease Cas1, giving the protein MDQIIDLTQDGRHLARDRGFLTVSEGGKRIARVPLDQVAAVLAHAHGITWSNALLAALAEQGTPVVICGSNHRPTGLLWPMEGHHQQGARIRAQWSAPVPLVKGAWKAIVIAKIGIQAASLEAIGQSSAPLRMMARRVRSGDTGNIEAQAARFYWPLMMGPDFRRNTDGGGINALLNYGYTVLRAATARAVAGAGLHPAIGIFHANRGNAFALADDLMEPFRPFVDMTVREIVRREGTDVTPSAKAALARLIALDLPLADETTPLATVLGRLASSLARSFETRRLALALPGLPSIDTFRALGS; this is encoded by the coding sequence ATGGATCAGATCATTGACCTCACACAGGATGGTCGCCATCTGGCCCGTGACCGTGGATTTCTGACCGTAAGCGAGGGAGGAAAGCGGATCGCCCGCGTGCCTCTCGATCAAGTCGCCGCAGTTTTGGCCCATGCCCACGGGATAACCTGGTCCAACGCGCTGCTGGCTGCGCTCGCGGAACAGGGCACACCTGTTGTCATCTGCGGGTCAAATCATCGCCCAACGGGCCTTCTGTGGCCGATGGAGGGGCACCACCAACAGGGTGCGCGCATTCGTGCCCAATGGTCTGCGCCCGTACCTCTGGTGAAGGGGGCCTGGAAGGCCATCGTCATTGCCAAGATCGGTATACAGGCTGCATCGCTCGAAGCCATTGGACAGTCCTCAGCTCCCCTTCGCATGATGGCGCGTCGTGTCCGGTCCGGTGACACAGGCAACATTGAGGCACAGGCCGCCCGCTTTTACTGGCCACTGATGATGGGGCCGGATTTCCGCCGGAATACCGATGGCGGTGGCATCAACGCGCTTCTCAATTACGGCTATACTGTTCTGCGTGCCGCCACCGCACGGGCTGTTGCCGGTGCTGGTCTGCACCCTGCTATCGGTATCTTTCATGCCAATCGCGGCAATGCTTTTGCCTTGGCCGATGACCTGATGGAACCCTTCCGTCCGTTTGTTGACATGACTGTCCGGGAGATCGTCAGACGGGAAGGCACAGACGTCACACCGTCCGCCAAGGCAGCCTTGGCCCGGCTTATTGCCCTTGACCTGCCGTTGGCGGATGAAACGACACCCCTGGCCACAGTACTTGGGCGTCTGGCCTCCTCGCTTGCACGCAGCTTCGAAACGCGTCGTCTTGCGCTTGCCTTGCCCGGTCTCCCTTCGATCGATACCTTTCGTGCCTTGGGATCATGA